Proteins co-encoded in one Selenihalanaerobacter shriftii genomic window:
- the glgP gene encoding alpha-glucan family phosphorylase: MQNKPHIAYFCMEYGLNEELPIYSGGLGVLAGDHLKAAHDLQAPLVAIGMLWKQDYTHQYIDENGRPYDTYPNFDYDFLKDTGVSVNVNVRDEDVTCKVKLVDRYDNAPLYLLDTNFPGSEHGWITSRLYGGQTQDRIAQEIVLGIGGLRALRKLGIQVDKYHFNEGHAILAGIELMQERMKNEGLSFQEAKNAVKKEIVFTTHTPVRAGNEAHEHQLLQEMGAYNGLNYNQMNEIGGDPFNMTVAGLRLSHITNGVSKLHKETTKEMWKDVSGTSPIIGITNGVHAKTWQDKKMRNAYEEDQDLWQPHQKSKQELIDYVKENNGANMDINSIIIGFARRAAPYKRSELIFRDAEAIDPLLRDGKVQLVFSGKAHPNDQNGKDIVQNLVKMDRKYKDSVVFLENYDMEIARKLVKGSDVWLNNPRRPLEASGTSGMKAAMNGVLNLSVVDGWLAEGPQHGVSGWLIDEALHEEYNHLSEDERDLKALYKIIYDEVIPTYYDNRAKWKEMMKASIDMSQWKFSAQRMVEEYYERMYNKNLVRPEQNQQPSAKPFETVTESIEVISPPQQQM, from the coding sequence TTGCAAAACAAACCTCATATTGCATACTTCTGTATGGAGTACGGTCTTAATGAAGAATTACCTATTTATTCTGGTGGGTTAGGAGTTTTAGCGGGAGATCATCTTAAAGCGGCTCATGACCTTCAGGCACCATTAGTAGCTATTGGTATGCTGTGGAAACAAGATTATACACATCAGTATATTGATGAAAACGGTAGACCATATGACACCTACCCTAATTTTGATTATGACTTTTTAAAAGATACTGGAGTTTCAGTCAACGTTAATGTTAGAGATGAAGATGTAACCTGCAAAGTAAAATTAGTAGATAGATATGATAACGCTCCTCTTTACCTCTTAGATACTAACTTCCCTGGTAGTGAACATGGCTGGATAACTAGTAGACTTTATGGAGGGCAGACTCAAGATCGAATAGCTCAAGAAATTGTTTTAGGCATAGGAGGTCTTAGAGCTTTAAGAAAATTAGGAATTCAAGTAGATAAATATCACTTCAATGAAGGACATGCTATACTAGCTGGTATTGAATTGATGCAAGAAAGAATGAAAAACGAAGGTTTATCCTTTCAAGAAGCTAAAAATGCAGTAAAAAAAGAGATTGTTTTTACTACCCATACCCCTGTTAGAGCTGGAAATGAAGCCCATGAGCATCAATTATTACAAGAAATGGGGGCTTATAATGGATTAAACTATAATCAGATGAACGAAATAGGCGGCGATCCTTTCAATATGACTGTAGCTGGACTTCGTTTATCTCATATTACTAATGGTGTATCTAAACTGCACAAAGAAACCACTAAAGAAATGTGGAAAGATGTATCTGGTACATCACCTATTATTGGAATAACTAATGGAGTTCATGCCAAAACTTGGCAAGATAAGAAAATGAGAAATGCTTATGAAGAAGATCAAGACTTGTGGCAACCACATCAAAAATCAAAACAAGAATTAATAGATTATGTAAAAGAAAATAACGGTGCTAATATGGATATTAACTCTATAATTATTGGATTTGCTCGTAGAGCAGCACCTTATAAACGTAGTGAACTAATCTTTAGAGATGCTGAAGCCATTGATCCACTTCTACGTGATGGTAAAGTCCAACTTGTCTTCTCTGGTAAAGCACATCCAAATGATCAAAATGGAAAAGATATTGTCCAAAATTTAGTTAAAATGGATCGAAAATATAAAGATTCTGTTGTTTTCTTAGAAAATTATGATATGGAAATCGCTCGTAAATTAGTTAAAGGTTCCGATGTTTGGCTTAATAATCCACGTCGTCCATTAGAAGCCAGTGGAACCTCTGGTATGAAAGCTGCTATGAATGGAGTATTAAATCTAAGTGTAGTTGACGGTTGGCTAGCTGAAGGTCCACAGCATGGAGTTAGTGGTTGGTTAATTGATGAAGCACTCCATGAAGAGTATAATCATTTAAGTGAAGATGAAAGAGACCTTAAAGCTCTTTATAAAATTATTTATGATGAAGTAATTCCGACATACTATGATAACCGTGCTAAGTGGAAAGAAATGATGAAAGCAAGTATTGATATGTCCCAGTGGAAATTCTCTGCTCAAAGAATGGTAGAAGAATATTATGAACGAATGTATAATAAGAATTTAGTTCGTCCTGAACAAAATCAACAACCTAGTGCTAAGCCTTTTGAAACAGTAACAGAATCTATTGAGGTAATCTCTCCACCTCAACAACAAATGTAA
- a CDS encoding response regulator, whose translation MGKKALVADDAIFMRLMFKDMLKEVGFEVVGRAKNGIEVVELYKKFKPNLVILDIVMPGVDGLTALKRILKIDPEANILVCSAMDSESIIIEAIKNGAKDFLIKPVHPDKFKKAINKIF comes from the coding sequence ATGGGAAAGAAAGCATTAGTTGCTGATGACGCCATATTTATGAGATTAATGTTTAAGGATATGTTAAAAGAAGTTGGTTTTGAAGTAGTAGGGAGAGCTAAAAATGGAATAGAAGTGGTAGAATTATATAAAAAATTTAAACCAAATTTAGTTATCTTAGATATTGTTATGCCAGGTGTAGATGGGCTTACTGCTTTGAAAAGAATTTTAAAGATAGATCCAGAGGCAAATATACTAGTCTGTAGTGCTATGGATTCTGAATCAATAATAATTGAAGCTATCAAGAATGGAGCAAAAGATTTTTTAATTAAACCTGTTCATCCAGATAAATTTAAGAAAGCTATTAATAAAATATTTTAA
- a CDS encoding Spo0B domain-containing protein, with the protein MFTVIEHQDKNLIEKIDYIKIIAILMMFVITYLHGTSSNFNFSLSVGAFLIISIISVLITFKIKNSVIQIDAYHKWAFLELIIDAILITVFIYLDYAMANFFQVIYILYIFRIGLKYGKDLAYLAAVLCGVAAMGCQANMSNQSFFWLPVFGLVVAKFIGELAENEYLLRQGKEEMINQLRVQRHDFKNQLQVLWGLVQLEKYDRIIDYLKKLMKH; encoded by the coding sequence TTGTTTACAGTCATAGAGCACCAAGATAAAAATTTGATTGAAAAGATAGATTATATTAAAATAATTGCGATTTTAATGATGTTTGTGATAACGTATCTGCATGGAACTTCTTCTAATTTTAATTTTTCATTATCAGTTGGAGCTTTCCTTATAATTAGTATTATTTCAGTATTAATTACTTTTAAGATAAAGAATTCAGTTATACAAATTGATGCTTATCATAAATGGGCTTTTCTTGAACTAATTATTGATGCTATTTTAATTACTGTATTCATTTATTTGGATTATGCAATGGCAAACTTTTTTCAAGTAATTTATATTTTATATATTTTTAGAATTGGTTTAAAATATGGTAAAGATTTAGCATATTTAGCAGCAGTTTTATGTGGAGTAGCGGCAATGGGATGCCAAGCTAATATGAGTAATCAGTCATTTTTTTGGTTACCTGTATTTGGATTAGTGGTAGCTAAATTTATAGGTGAATTGGCAGAGAATGAATATTTATTACGTCAAGGAAAAGAAGAAATGATTAATCAGCTTAGGGTTCAAAGACATGATTTTAAGAATCAATTGCAGGTTTTATGGGGATTAGTACAATTAGAGAAGTATGATAGAATTATTGATTATTTAAAAAAATTGATGAAACATTAA
- the pdxT gene encoding pyridoxal 5'-phosphate synthase glutaminase subunit PdxT, protein MIKIGVLSLQGSVEEHLDLLDKIPEVTPLPIKKKEEFKDLDGLILPGGESTTLSKLIHIFEIRKNIIKLAQQGIPIWGTCAGMILMAKQIHGQKNSHLDLIDITVRRNGYGNQLASFKTKAIIPKLSKQKIPLIFIRAPYITEVNSNVEVLLEIDDKIVAVEQNNLLATSFHPELDDDLTVHQYFVQKIKQNIN, encoded by the coding sequence ATGATTAAAATCGGAGTATTATCGTTACAAGGGAGTGTCGAAGAACATCTTGACTTATTAGATAAAATTCCGGAAGTAACTCCTCTTCCAATCAAGAAAAAAGAAGAATTTAAAGATTTAGATGGGTTGATTTTACCTGGTGGTGAGAGTACAACTCTTAGTAAATTAATTCATATCTTCGAAATTAGAAAAAATATTATTAAATTAGCCCAGCAAGGTATTCCTATCTGGGGAACCTGTGCCGGTATGATTTTAATGGCTAAGCAAATCCACGGGCAAAAAAATAGTCATCTTGATTTAATAGATATTACTGTGAGACGTAATGGTTATGGTAATCAACTTGCTAGTTTTAAAACTAAGGCAATAATTCCCAAACTATCTAAACAAAAAATTCCTTTAATATTCATTCGTGCTCCTTATATTACAGAAGTAAATTCTAATGTTGAAGTATTATTAGAAATTGATGATAAGATAGTGGCTGTAGAGCAAAATAATCTTTTAGCTACTTCTTTTCATCCTGAATTAGATGATGATCTAACAGTTCATCAATACTTTGTGCAAAAAATAAAACAAAATATTAATTAA
- a CDS encoding class I SAM-dependent methyltransferase, translated as MTDKKFNENEYEKLDSPKRRKILPVDNILQGLGEINPGMVVADIGCGIGYLTLPLAERLRFSAGKVFAIDISPKMLNILESKIDRQQNIELVKSKESEVPIKSKQVDLSFLVTVFHELEEPEELIDEIKRFSKNKHRVVIVDWNDKERDMGPPAKIAFSKEEVIDIFKDKGYELLNTFKEDDNFYGLVFNIK; from the coding sequence ATGACAGATAAAAAGTTTAATGAAAATGAATATGAAAAATTAGATAGTCCTAAACGAAGAAAGATTTTACCTGTAGATAATATTTTACAAGGTTTAGGTGAAATTAATCCTGGTATGGTAGTAGCTGATATAGGTTGTGGAATTGGTTACTTAACCTTACCATTAGCTGAAAGATTAAGATTTAGTGCTGGAAAGGTTTTTGCTATAGATATTAGTCCTAAAATGTTAAATATTTTAGAGAGTAAAATTGATAGGCAACAGAATATAGAATTGGTTAAATCTAAAGAAAGTGAAGTACCTATAAAATCTAAGCAAGTAGATCTTTCATTTTTAGTAACTGTTTTTCATGAACTAGAAGAACCAGAAGAACTTATAGATGAAATAAAACGTTTTTCTAAGAATAAACATCGAGTAGTAATTGTGGATTGGAATGATAAAGAACGAGATATGGGTCCTCCAGCTAAAATAGCGTTTTCTAAAGAAGAGGTTATTGATATTTTTAAAGATAAGGGATATGAACTTCTGAATACTTTTAAAGAAGATGATAATTTTTATGGTTTAGTTTTTAATATAAAATAA
- a CDS encoding ATP-binding protein, which yields MNIRKFKDITLNLKNIENSQTGFRTGKEMLNLDVKAIVSDFSGISFALDNERRIISANNRFCEYLNSSPSEVEGKLIASLNLALDPQKLFLQETLRTGKPTYGYRDNLFEEYDYQLIYCNLPVNLDTGGIGVLVLGIEVIADADFNDIKILNFNTSSEITDVWIVDNEYHYIDVTDPYGKFKVVDSELIGKKVTEVLPDDYDPLLTEAMDQKKLLESKRILRSGDDTFHLNVISFPLMVEDELVGGVDILIDLDSKTKLVNQAQKANEIKNAGEMAFRIIHELRNPLQVVKSSAEVGGLLARKDNFQIEKLELYFNKINEQVGELNTLLGQLLEFCQCDKPTFERLELKEILLDVENFLRKFCPKYGIEFETDFEGDLSIIYGDKELLKRALINIVENAIESLENHEKERKIKVKAWDTNGEILISIYNSGPNISEDIQETIFDPFTSTKGKNGSGLGLPVTYHIIHNLHQGNISFQTEENKGTIFYVTLPY from the coding sequence ATGAATATTAGAAAATTTAAAGATATAACTCTTAATTTGAAAAATATTGAGAATAGCCAAACAGGGTTTAGAACAGGGAAAGAGATGTTAAATCTTGATGTAAAGGCCATAGTAAGTGATTTTTCAGGCATTTCATTTGCTCTAGATAATGAAAGAAGAATAATATCTGCTAATAATAGATTTTGTGAATATTTAAATAGTTCACCGTCTGAAGTAGAAGGTAAATTAATTGCTAGTTTAAATTTAGCACTTGACCCACAAAAACTCTTTTTACAGGAGACATTGAGAACAGGGAAACCTACATATGGATATCGAGATAATTTATTTGAAGAATATGATTATCAATTAATCTATTGTAATTTACCAGTTAATTTAGACACTGGTGGTATAGGAGTTTTAGTCTTAGGAATTGAGGTAATTGCTGATGCAGATTTTAATGATATCAAGATATTAAATTTTAATACTAGTTCAGAAATAACAGATGTTTGGATAGTAGATAATGAATATCATTATATTGATGTAACAGATCCTTATGGTAAATTTAAAGTAGTTGATAGTGAGCTAATTGGAAAAAAAGTTACTGAAGTCTTGCCTGATGATTATGATCCATTATTAACAGAAGCTATGGATCAAAAGAAGTTATTAGAAAGTAAGCGAATATTAAGGTCAGGTGATGATACATTTCATTTGAATGTTATCTCCTTTCCTTTGATGGTTGAAGATGAATTAGTTGGTGGGGTTGATATTCTAATTGATTTAGATTCGAAGACTAAATTGGTTAATCAAGCTCAAAAAGCTAATGAAATAAAGAATGCTGGAGAGATGGCCTTTAGAATTATTCATGAATTGCGGAACCCGTTGCAGGTTGTCAAATCTTCGGCAGAAGTTGGGGGATTATTAGCACGTAAAGATAATTTTCAAATAGAAAAGCTAGAGTTATATTTTAATAAGATTAATGAACAAGTTGGTGAATTAAATACTTTATTAGGACAGTTATTGGAATTTTGTCAATGTGATAAACCAACATTTGAAAGATTAGAATTAAAAGAAATATTATTGGATGTTGAGAATTTTTTAAGAAAGTTTTGTCCTAAATATGGTATAGAATTTGAAACTGACTTTGAAGGTGATCTGTCTATAATTTATGGTGATAAAGAATTATTAAAAAGAGCTTTAATAAATATAGTGGAAAATGCTATAGAATCATTAGAAAATCATGAAAAAGAACGTAAGATTAAGGTTAAAGCGTGGGATACTAATGGAGAAATTCTAATAAGCATTTATAATAGCGGCCCAAATATTTCAGAGGATATTCAAGAAACAATTTTTGATCCTTTCACATCTACTAAAGGGAAGAATGGGTCAGGATTAGGACTCCCGGTAACTTATCATATTATTCATAATTTACATCAAGGCAATATTTCTTTTCAAACTGAAGAGAACAAGGGAACTATTTTTTATGTTACTCTACCATATTAA
- the pdxS gene encoding pyridoxal 5'-phosphate synthase lyase subunit PdxS codes for MNDRYELNKNLAQMLKGGVIMDVTTSEEAKIAEEAGAVAVMALERVPADIRKQGGVARASDPAMIEEIIESVSIPVMAKTRIGHFVEAQVLKALDVDYIDESEVLTPADEDNHINKEKFDIPFVCGATNLAEALRRIGEGASMIRTKGEAGTGNVVEAVRHMRTINAEIRQLTTLDSEELMTAAKEHRAPFELVKYVAENGRLPVINFAAGGIATPADAALMMQLGCDGVFVGSGIFKSGNPVKRANAIVKATAHYEDPQAIAKVSKNIGEAMVGINISDLPDNEKLADRGW; via the coding sequence ATGAATGACAGATATGAATTGAACAAGAATCTAGCCCAAATGCTAAAAGGTGGAGTAATCATGGACGTAACAACTTCTGAAGAAGCAAAAATTGCCGAAGAGGCTGGTGCAGTAGCAGTAATGGCTTTAGAAAGAGTTCCTGCTGATATTCGTAAACAAGGTGGTGTCGCTCGAGCTTCAGATCCAGCCATGATTGAAGAGATTATTGAATCTGTTTCTATTCCAGTTATGGCTAAAACCAGAATTGGTCATTTTGTTGAAGCCCAAGTTTTAAAAGCTCTCGATGTAGATTACATAGATGAAAGTGAAGTTTTAACTCCTGCTGATGAAGATAATCACATTAATAAAGAAAAATTTGATATTCCATTCGTCTGTGGAGCTACAAATTTAGCCGAAGCACTACGTCGTATCGGTGAAGGAGCTAGTATGATCCGAACTAAAGGTGAGGCTGGTACTGGTAATGTAGTAGAAGCAGTTCGCCATATGAGAACTATCAATGCAGAAATTAGACAATTGACTACTTTAGATAGTGAAGAATTAATGACAGCAGCTAAAGAACATAGAGCACCTTTTGAATTAGTTAAGTATGTAGCAGAGAATGGCAGGTTACCTGTTATCAATTTTGCAGCCGGTGGAATTGCTACCCCTGCTGATGCAGCACTTATGATGCAGTTAGGCTGTGATGGGGTCTTTGTCGGTTCAGGTATCTTTAAATCGGGTAATCCTGTTAAACGAGCCAATGCAATTGTCAAGGCTACTGCCCATTATGAAGATCCTCAAGCCATTGCTAAAGTCTCAAAAAACATTGGGGAAGCAATGGTAGGAATTAATATAAGTGATTTACCTGACAATGAAAAATTAGCCGACAGAGGATGGTAA
- a CDS encoding sensor histidine kinase — translation MDEDPIIYSLLVSKSAEARSLDVDLMVDLNVSLRKANLPSHKLIRIISNLIDNALDELANNQSLENNRIKINSDVVGEQIKIVVHNNYSVIPKGLQKQIFKLGFSTKHGNKEDRGFGLYITQKIIKRYGGSIEILSNSKVGTKLIIKLPKSSE, via the coding sequence ATGGATGAGGATCCAATTATTTATAGTCTTTTAGTTTCTAAGTCAGCAGAAGCTAGAAGTTTAGATGTTGATTTAATGGTGGATTTAAATGTGTCATTGCGTAAAGCTAATCTTCCATCTCATAAGTTGATTAGAATAATCAGTAATTTGATTGATAATGCTCTTGATGAGTTAGCTAATAATCAATCCTTAGAAAATAATCGAATTAAAATTAATAGTGATGTAGTTGGGGAGCAAATTAAAATAGTTGTACATAATAACTATTCGGTTATCCCTAAAGGATTACAAAAACAGATTTTTAAATTAGGTTTTAGTACTAAACATGGTAATAAAGAAGATAGAGGCTTTGGACTTTATATTACTCAAAAGATTATTAAACGATATGGAGGTTCAATAGAAATTTTAAGTAATAGTAAGGTTGGTACTAAATTAATTATTAAATTACCTAAATCTTCTGAATAA